DNA from Fibrobacterota bacterium:
GGCTCCGGCCTCGCCGATTGGATCCATGGGCCTGTCGACTTCGCTTCGCCTCGGCTCAACCCCTACCGATCCCGCGCGCCCGGGGATGGCGGCTTGGCCATGGGCAAGGTCACTTTCCGGGAAGACTTGTTGGAGCTCGCCGCGCGACGTCGCGCGGAGGGCGAGCCGGCCCGCTTGGCCTGGGAAGATATCCTGTCGGACATACTCGGACCGGAGGCTCCTCCTCCCGCATTCAACGTGGGCGGCCCCGCCCTGGCTTCCTTGACCTTGGCGGCCCAACTGCTTCGGCCCGCCCGGGTCCCGGTCACCTACTATGGCGCATCCGGGGACGATGCGGAAGGGGCGCGCATCCGGCTTGCCTTGGCGCAAACGCCTTTGGACATGACATGCTTCCGTCGACGGCCGGGCCGCACCACGGCGGCCCACGTCTTTTCCGATCCGAAGGCGGGAGGGGGAGCGGGGGATCGTTTTTTCGTGCATTGCCAAGGCGCGGATGCGCCGATGGAGGACGTCTTCAACGGGGAGTCGTTCTTCCAGGCCGTGTTCAACGTATACGCGGGCACGGTGCAGGTGCCCGCATTGCATCGCGAGTTGCCGTCGCTGCTCGAGAAGAGCCGGCGGCGCGGCGCGCTGACCGTGGTGGGAGCGGTTTACGATCATGCCGCGGAGAAGTCCGCGCCCGGCCGCCCTTGGCCGATGGGGGACCAGAGCGGGGATGAACGCAGCGGGGGCTTGGGAAGCGCGCTCGAGGCTTGGCACCATATCGATCTTCTGGTCGCCGATGCCGAAGAGATCCGCGGGCTGGCGGGACTGCTTGCCGCGCCCTTTGATGGCGGGGCTTCCGTAGCTGCCGCGGCTACCAACGCCGCCGCGGGTTCCATAGAAGCTTCAGTGCAAGCGCTCTTCGATCGGGGCTTGGGCGCGGCCGTTGTGACACAAGGCGAGGGGCCGGTCTATTACCGATCCTTGGGCGGCCCTTTCGGCGAATGCCGGGGATGGGCGCGGCCCCATCCGGACCTGATCGCGGCGGCGCGGGATCCCCGTAACCCGGGCGATCGCCTGCATCGCCGGGGGACTGGCCTGCCAGCAAAGGGGCGGCCTGCGCCTGGAAGCGGCGCTCGGGGAGAACCTAAGCCGCATCCGCGCTTACCAGCCCAAGGCCGCGCCGGCCGGCCGGCCTTGGTGAAAAGGACCTGCATGACCACGCGCGCCTTCATGATCATAAACGCCATCACCAGCTTTTTGGCGGTCGCCTTCCTGTTCTGGCTCCTTTACCTGCGCCGGGGCGCGGGGGATGCCTCGGCATTATCCTTCCTTCCCGCCGTAAATGCCGGGCTCAACGCCACCACCTCCGTTTTCCTCATCCGGGGTTGGTTCGCCATCAAGGCCGGCGATCGCGAACTGCATGCCTTCTGCCAGAAAACCGCCTTCGTCTTTTCTTCGCTCTTCCTGGTCTGCTATATCCTCTACCATAGCGTCCACGGCGACAGCCATTATCCGGGCCATGGTTTACTGCGCGGCGTCTATTTCTTCATCCTCATCTCCCACATCCTCCTCTCCATGGCGGCATTACCTATGGTCCTGGCGACTTTCTTCTTCGCCCTCACGCGGCAATTCGGGACGCATCGCAAGCTGGCCCGCATCACCTTTCCGATTTGGCTTTACGTTTCCCTGACCGGGGTCCTGGTTTTCGCGTTTTTGAAGTTGGCGC
Protein-coding regions in this window:
- a CDS encoding DUF420 domain-containing protein, whose translation is MTTRAFMIINAITSFLAVAFLFWLLYLRRGAGDASALSFLPAVNAGLNATTSVFLIRGWFAIKAGDRELHAFCQKTAFVFSSLFLVCYILYHSVHGDSHYPGHGLLRGVYFFILISHILLSMAALPMVLATFFFALTRQFGTHRKLARITFPIWLYVSLTGVLVFAFLKLARA